Proteins encoded within one genomic window of Besnoitia besnoiti strain Bb-Ger1 chromosome II, whole genome shotgun sequence:
- a CDS encoding hypothetical protein (encoded by transcript BESB_037950), whose amino-acid sequence MGFSRQGEAVSPHTPRRGWAPHRLGFLFHRKSGSQSSSPASCTGTAREQSEVKQTGSTEDVQKHGETTQADGPPNSAEEIPTPLAIESRSATAHSTPQSSPSSSASRLFFKGMYKRLMKKPGSRNRHRSTAPLRSVSHETLVVPETPDSPFTRVKSVHFGALVVHTYPREAQHGSSEPPLQWSQSDSSIMFIPVSERTSDGSEDGKDDYIFSSNPLAPMFLSGRSGSSASSFGSVDGRGPALRIQNDGDAQTPPGRRMPAERHLSDISEEVKSGDEEDNNSCASDPGAFPSNSFLEYHGDEFGFRHYVSSTSSRGSASTSSHASASSNSILYSFSSVVGGKPAEQGEKELENVLMGWCS is encoded by the coding sequence ATGGGATTCTCTCGTCAAGGGGAGGCCGTGTCTCCACACACGCCTAGACGAGGCTGGGCGCCTCATCGCCTGGGGTTTCTGTTCCACAGAAAAAGCGGAAGTCAATCTTCATCGCCAGCATCATGTACTGGAACAGCTCGGGAACAGAGTGAGGTGAAGCAAACTGGTAGCACGGAAGACGTGCAGAAACATGGCGAGACTACGCAGGCGGACGGCCCCCCCAACAGCGCAGAGGAGATTCCAACCCCGCTCGCGATCGAGAGCAGATCCGCCACCGCGCATTCAACACCTCAATCTTCACCTTCATCATCAGCGTCCCGACTTTTTTTCAAAGGCATGTATAAACGATTGATGAAAAAGCCAGGTAGCCGAAACAGGCACCGCAGCACGGCACCGCTGCGCAGTGTATCTCACGAGACGCTAGTCGTTCCTGAGACACCCGATTCCCCGTTTACCAGAGTGAAGTCCGTGCATTTCGGTGCCCTGGTTGTTCATACCTACCCCCGCGAAGCGCAACATGGCAGCTCAGAGCCGCCTCTCCAGTGGTCACAGTCAGACTCTTCAATCATGTTTATCCCAGTTAGTGAAAGAACTAGTGACGGGAGCGAGGATGGAAAAGACGATTACATCTTTTCCAGCAATCCCTTAGCGCCGATGTTCCTTTCCGGTCGCAGTGGTAGCTCGGCTTCGTCATTCGGATCGGTCGATGGACGCGGTCCTGCGTTACGCATCCAGAATGATGGCGACGCACAGACGCCACCTGGTCGTCGCATGCCCGCGGAACGACATCTCTCCGATATTTCGGAGGAAGTGAAAAGcggggacgaagaagacaacAACAGCTGTGCGAGTGACCCCGGTGCGTTCCCGTCAAATTCTTTTTTGGAGTATCACGGTGATGAATTCGGGTTTCGCCACTACGTGAGCAGTAccagcagcagaggcagcgcaAGCACCTCCTCTCACGCATCGGCCTCGTCGAATTCTATTCTTTACTCGTTCTCTTCTGTTGTAGGCGGCAAGCCCGCAGAGCAGGGCGAAAAAGAACTAGAGAACGTGCTGATGGGTTGGTGCTCGTAG